From the Ensifer adhaerens genome, the window CGTGCGCCGCATGCGCGATGCCGGCACAAAGGCAGACGAGAACGACGACCTCGTCACCACGGATATGCTGACCGATCGCCTCAACTTCCACGAAAAGGCGCTCTGGATGCTGAGGGCGATCGTCGCGAGCTGAACGCCCCCCAAGGGAACCGACCGATGCGGCGGCGGGCGCCGCATCCTCCGATGAACGTCTTCCCGCTCTCAGATGAAAGGCCGCCTGATTTCCCGATAGCCGTCCCATCCGGCGATCGCCAGCAAGCCCTTGATATCGCCGACATTGCAGCCTTTTTCCGCCCAACGGATGACACCGCGCGCCGCAAGCTTCTTCAAGGTCTTGTTGGTATGCACGATCGAAAGCCCAAGCGTGTCCGCCACGTGCTGCTGGGTAATTGGAATGGCGACACGGTTGCCGTCGAACAGGTTGAGCGCCTCCGCTCTCTGGTAGAGGAAGGCAAGCAGGTAGGCGGCTCGCTCGAGCGCCGAACGGCGGCCGATGCTCAACAGGTTCTCGTCGAGGATGCGCTCCTCGCGCGCCGCGATCCAGGTGAGGTCGTAGGCAAGTTCGGGGTAGCTCTTGTAGAGCTCGTTGAGCTTGGTCCGCTCGAAGACGCAAAGGGTGACGGGGGACAAGGCCTCGATGGAGTGCTGCATTTCGCCCAGCAGTGACCCCTGCAGGCCGACGAGGTCACCGGGCATGACGTAGTTCAGGATCTGGCGGCGGCCATCATCGAGCGTCTTGTAGCGAAAGCCCCAGCCGGAGAGCACGGTGAAGAGATGCGCGCTCTGGGCGCCCTCCATGAGGATGGTCGCGCCCGCGTCGACCGCGAATTCACCGACCTTGAAGCGCGAGACATAGGCGAGTTCGTCGCTCGTGAAGGCGCGAAAGTGAGCGAGCCTGCGCAAGGGACAGTTTTCGCAATCGGTGCGTTTCTCGCTCCGGCCGTTCATTCCTTCGGCTCCTCCACTCGCTTGCCCTTCAATACAAAGCTGCAGGTAGCGCCAGTGTTCCCGGCGGCAAGACTGCTTTGAAAATAAACGGTTTTCGACGCCTCATCTGTGGAGGGGGTTATCACGCGGCAATAGACAGGCGGCGGCGAGCGCCCTATCTCTTGCATTCAATCCCACCGCTGGAGCCTCCGCCATGCAGCATCCTGCCTTTGCACCCAACAATGTTGCCGTCATCACCGGCGCCGCCTCCGGCATCGGACTGGCAGCGGCCCTTCGCTTTGCCTCGCTCGGTCTGCGGGTCGTGCTCGCCGATCTCGCAGGTGACAGATTGGACAAGGCGGCGGCCGAGGTCGCTGCCGTGTCCCCGGCTGGTGCGCAAAACGTCGTTGCGATCCCGACCGATGTCTCGCGCATTGGAGATCTCGAAGCCCTCGAACGCGGCGCACATCAACGGTTCGGCGAAGTGCACGTGCTGATGAACAATGCCGGCGTCCAGCCGGGTAGCGCCATACTCGGTGCGCTCGCAGCCTGGGAGGCGACGATCGCCGTCAATCTCTGGGGTGTCGTCAATGGTGCCCGCACCTTCGCACCGGGCATGATCGCCCATGGCAAGGCGGCGGTTATCATCAACACCGGCTCGAAACAGGGCATCACCACGCCGCCGGGCGACCCCGCCTACAATGTCTCGAAGGCCGGCGTTAAGGTCTTTACCGAGGCGCTGGAACACGAGCTACGCAACACAGCCGACAGCCAGGTTCACGCTCACCTCCTGATCCCCGGTTTCGTCTATACCGGGCTGACGGCCCATGGCCGCACGGAGAAGCCCGCCGGCGCCTGGACGGCCGAGCAGACCGTCGAGTTCATGATGGAAAGTCTCGGCCGGGGCGATTTCTATATCCTCTGCCCTGACAACGATGTCCCGCGCGCAACCGACGAGCGGCGCATTCTGTGGGCCGCCGGCGACATCGTCGAGAACCGGCCGCCGCTCTCACGCTGGCATCCGAAATACGGGGAAGCATTCAAGGCGTTTCTCGAGAAGGATCGCGACTGATCCTCCTGCATAATTCCTTAGATCGGCATCGATTTTAGGATGAACTTGTAGCGCGTCTCGAAAGACGCGCGGCGCGTAAACACAGCGTTCGCGGCAGCGCTTCTGGCGCCGGCGCTGCGCTTCGTGTTTTGTGAGCTAAGACCAATGAGGAAATGAGAATGACGAGCGGCATCCATCACATCACCCTGATCGCCCGGAAGGTCCAGGCAAACGTCGACTTCTATGTCGGTTTCCTGGGCTTGCGCCTCGTCAAGCGGACCGGCGGCTACGAGGACGCCAACCAGTTGCACCTCTTCTACGGCGACGCGGAGGGTTCGCCCGGCTCGCTCGTTACCTTCCTGATGTGGGAAGACGGCGGTCGCGGCCGTGTCGGCCACAGCCAGCCGAGCGAGATCGCCTTCGCCATCCGGCCGGAGAGCATCGGCTTCTGGCTGACCCGCGCGCTGCAATTCAATATCGCGACGTCAGGGCCGGCGCAGGAGTTCGGCGAACCGGTGTTGCGGCTCAAGGACCCGGACGGCGTCATCGTCAAGCTCGTCGGCACGGATGCGGTTTCCGCCGCGGCCCCCTGGAGCACGCGCGGCATTCCGGAAGAAGACGCGATCCGGCGCCTGCGCGGCGCCACAATCCTCACCGAAAAACCGGAAGACTCGGTTCGCTTCCTGAAAACGCATTTCGGCTACAACGAAACGGCCTCCGGCGACACGATCCGTCGCCTCACCTCCACCTCGGGCGACATCATCGACGTGCGCGATGCGACCGGCTTTTGGACGTCGGCGCCCGGAACCGGAACCATCGATCATATCGCCTTCCGCGCTCCGGACCGAGTCGCCGTGGAGCGGGTGCACGCGGACCTGCAACGCGATGGCGCAGGTGCGATCAATGCGCATGACCGCAAATATTTCTATTCGCTCTACGTACGCGAACCCGGCGGCTCGCTCTACGAACTGGCCAGCGACGTGCCCGGCTTCACGGCCGACGAACCCAAGGAAACGCTCGGCACGGAGCTCTTCGTCCCCGCCCATTTCAGCGCCGCGAGAGAAGAAATGCTGCTCGCCATGCCGCAGTTTGCGCTGCCGGGCGAGCCTCGGCTGACGGAGCGCGACCTGCCCTTCGTGCACCGCTTCTATCATCCCGAAACGCTGGATGACCGCACCTTCATGCTGCTGCACGGCAGCGGCGCCAACGAGACGCAGCTTCTCCACCTCGCCCACCAGGTCGACAGGCAGGCGACACTGGTCGGCATTCGTGGCCGGTCGAACGAGGAGGGAACGCCGCGCTGGTTCCGCCGCTATTCTCCGACGACCTTCGACCAGAAGGACGTGCGTGCGGAGGCCGAGGCCTTCGCTGCCTTCGTCGAAGGCGCTCGGGAAGGCTACCGTATCGATCTCGATAAGACCGTGTTCATCGGCTACTCCAACGGCGCCAATCTGCTGGTTGCGCTGATGCTGCTGCATCCGAGCCTGATCCGAAATGTCGTGCTGATGCGCTCGATGCTCGTCATCGACGACGTACCGCCACCGGATCTCACCGGTACGAAGGTGCTGCTCCTGACAGGCAAGCACGACAGCTATGGCGATTTCGCTCCTCGCCTCAAGGAAGAGCTTTCCCGCACCGGGGCCGATCTGACGACGGTCGAACTCGACATGGGCCACGAAATCGGTGCGCCGGATATTGCGGCTATCCAGCAATGGCTGGCGGACAAAGAGCTGTGATAAGCTGACGATGTAAAGCGTGGGCCCGGGCTATTCCGCACCGGGCCACGTGGTCAGCTGCTTCACATTTGCCTCAAGCCGACTTCTCAGCCGCTGCAAAATCCGCAAACGCCTTGACGAAGGCCGCCAGCCGGTCGCGGGCATCGGCATCCGTCAACGTCCCCTCGGCATCGAACAGTGTATCCGCCTTGGGCAACATCAGCCGTTTGCCCGACCAGAGTTCAGCACCGAGCGTGCGCATGACGGACAGCCAGGCGTTCTGGCTGAGGATGGTGCCGAAATTGCCGGGCGAGGCGCCGGCAAGCGCGAACGGCCGGTTGCGAAACACTTTGGCAATGTCGGCGGATGGCCTGCTCAGCCAGTCGATCCCGTTCTTGAACACACCGGGAATGGAGTTGTTGTATTCGGGCGTGAACAGGATGACGCCGTCGGCGGCCATCACCTGTTGCTTGAGAGCCGTCACCGCCGGCGGAATGCCACTCTCCTTTTCGACATCGCCGTCATAGAGCGGTATCCCGTGCAGCGTCGCCGTGTCGAATTCGACGCCATCGGGCAGATTTGCCGCGGCCGCCCGCATCAGCCCGGTGTTGAACGACGCCTTGCGCAGGCTCCCGGATATCCCGAGGATTTTCGTCATGAGATTTGGTCCTTCCTACCCCACAGGGTCGTGCAGACGCGCCCCGAAAAGCGAGGGCGGAATGCAGTTGCCGGTCTATAACGCAGCCGCCATCATGATGGGTCCGCGGCAAGGCGAAGTCCAACAGGATCAGAGGGATAGAGACAAAAAAGCCGGGGACGAATCCCCGGCTTTGCGTTTGGACCAGACTGTTAGACCAGCGGCTTCAGCCGTGCTTCGATCTGGGCGCGCTTCGGCTCCAGGAACGGCGGCAGAGACAGGCTTTCACCAAGCGTCTCCATCGGCTCGTCGACGGCGAAACCGGGACCATCGGTCGCGATCTCGAAGAGAACGCCATTCGGCTCGCGGAAATAGAGCGAACGGAAGTAATAGCGTTCGACTTCGCCGCTCGACGGCAGGCGGAAGCCGTTGAGGCGTTCCGTCCACTCCGTCAGCGCCGCATTATCCGGCGCCCGGAAGGCGACGTGATGCACGGCACCGGCGCCCTGCCGGGCAATCGGCAGACCCGGCTGAACCGCGACATGCAGTTCGGCCGCAGGACCACCCTCACCCATGGTGAAGACGTTGACTTCCCCCTCGCCGTCCGGCGACGGATAGGTGCGGGCCTTGCTCATGTTCATCACATGCGTGAGGACGAGCTCGGTGTTGGTGATATCCGGAACGCTGATGGTGATCGGTCCGAGACCCTTGATCTGATGCTCGGCCGGAACCGGGCTCTTTTCCCAGGGGTGCGAGGGCTGAAGCCCGCCATCGTCGACCAGTCGGAAGCGCTGGCCTTCACCGTCCTCGAAGTCAAGCGAGACACGGCCATCGATCTCGGTGACGTCTCCGCTTAAGACCTTGAGTTCGTCGAAGCGGCGCTTCCACCACTGAACGCTCTCGGCGCCGCCGACCCGGAGGCCCGTGCGCGAAATGCTGTGCGTGCCGCGCCCTTCGGGCCCGACCGGCCAGTCGAAGAAGGTCAGGTCGGTCCCGGGCGTTGCGCGCCCGTCGGCATAGAAGAGGTGGTAGGCGGTGGTGTCATCCTGGTTGACGGTCTTCTTGACCAGCCGCAGACCGAGCACCTGCGTGTAGAAGCGCAGGTTCTCCGGCGCGTTTGCGGTGATCGCCGTCAGGTGATGGATCCCAGTCAGTTGCAAGCTCATGATTGCCTCCAATGCGTGGCATTACTGTTGAGCACAATATGGGATGACGTATCGTTTCCGACAGTAGATCAATAAAGAACGGAACGTTCCTGTCGAGTGAACAATCGCCGGACGGTTTTGTTCCTCGGCTTGTCTTTCTCTTGCGGTTGCCGCGACCGATCACAGGCGGTAACCGGCACGGGTCAGCGCCGGTAGAGGTCGCCAAGATAGGTGTTTTCGAGACGGGAGATCGCATAGGTCTGCGGATCGATATCCGCGACCAGCAGGGTCTCCCGCGCGGCATCGGCCTTGGCAAGAAGCTGGCCGTCGGGTGCCGCGATGCGCGACAGCCCGGCGAAGGAGAACAGCGGATCCGAGCCGTGATGATTGATATAGGCGACGAACACCTGGTTCTCGAAGGCCCGCGTCTGGATCATGTGCTCTGCGATGAAGGAGCCGGACCAGCCCGCCGGCAACGCCGTCGGCACCAGCACAGCCTCGGCGCCCGCCAGCGCCAGCCGCCGGACGTTCTCCGGGAACTCGACGTCGTAGCAGATCAGCATGCCGCAGGTAACGCCGCGATGCACGAACAGCTTTGTCTCGGGACCGGGCGCCTTGAAAATCGAGCGCTCATAATCGCCGTAGAGATGAGACTTGCGGTAGACGACCGGCGCCGCATCGCCATCGACATAGACGGCGCTGTTGTAGACATCGTTGCCGTCGCGCTCGGCAAAGCCGGCGATGAGCGCAATGCCGGTCTCAGACGAGATCGCCTTCAGACGCTGAACGATCGTCCCATCCGGCGCTTCAGCGAGTGTGGCCAACGCCTCGCCGGCGCCGTAACCGGTGATGCCGAGTTCGGGCGTCAGGAGCAGTGTCGCCCCTTGGGCGGCAGCTTCCGCCGCGGCACGCGTGATCCGGTCGAGATTGGCGGCAACGTCGCCCGCCGCCGATTGCATCTGGAGGGCTGCGAGCTTCATCATTTACCATCCGACGACATGGCGCCAAGCAGCTTCGGCAGGTCACCGAAGCGGGCGACGAGACCGAAGATCACCGCAGCGGTCGTGACGAAGAGGATCGTCACCGAAGCCATGGTCGGCGTGTAGCCGTAACGCAGCGCGTTGAAGATCTTGATCGGCAGCGTTTCCACCGTGAAGCCAACGGTCATGTAGGCAACGATATATTCGTTGAGCGACAGCACGAACGCGAAGGCATAGCCGGAAACGATATAGGGCAGGATCAGCGGCAGCACGACGGTGCGGAAGATCGTGCGCTCGTCGGCGCCCATGGTCGAGGCCGCTTCGACAAGAGATCGGTCGATCGAGGTAAAGCCGAGCGAAAGCGTCACCAGCGGTAGCGTCACGAAGAAGATCGCGTGGCTGACCACTGCCGTCCAGGGTTGCCCATAAAAGCCGACCGTCGCCCAGAAGGTGAGCATGCCGAGCGCGGTGATGACAGGCGGCAGCGTGAAGGGTGCGACACCGAGAAGCTGGAAGATGTTCGCCCAGGGCGCGATGCGCCGCCACAGGAACCAGGAGAGCGGCAACGCGATCGCAACCGCAAGCGCTGCCGAAAGCACGGCCAGTGTCACCGAGGCAAAGAGGGCGTTGCGCCATTCCGGATTGAGGAAGATTTCGCCGTACCAGGAAAGCGAAAAGCCCTGTGGCGGAAAGGCAAGCGTCTGCTTCTCGTTGACGGAAACGCCGGCAACGACGATCAGCGGCAGCGCCAGGAACAGGCCGATCAGGAAGAAATAGGCCCTGCGGAACATCGAGATCATGCCGCTTCTCCCTTGCGTCCGGCAATCACGGTGAGCGCGACGAGGCCGAGCGTCACCAGCACGAGGAAGACGGCCATGGCGGCGGCGAACGGCATGTTCGACTGGTAGATCGCCTGATCGGTGATCAGCACCGAGAGCGTCCAATGCTGCGGCCGGCCGAGAAGCTGCGGCAACAGATAGGAGCCGAGCGCGAAGATGAAGACCATGATCAGCGTGGCGGTGATGGTGTTGCGAAGCGCTGGCACGACCACGGTGAAGAAGGCCTTCAGCGGCGATGCGCCGAGTGTGCGCGCCGCCTCCGTCAGCGTTGGATCGAGACGGACGAGTGCCGGGAAAAGCACCAGGACCGTATAGGGAAAGGCCTGGTAGACCATGCCGGTCAAAACCGCGCCGAAGCTCGGCGTCAACGCCTTCGCCTCCGCCATGATATCGAGAGCGACGAGAATGTTGGTGATGCCAGCGGTGCGCGAAAACAGCGTCGACCAGGCAAAGCCGATGATGACTTCCGAGAGCGACAGGATCGACAGAAGCGCCACCAGCCAGACCACCTGCACCTTCCGCGCCATGCGTGTCAGCATGTAGGTGAAGGGCAAGGCGAGCACGACGCAGCAGATCGCCACCGTGATCGCCAGCAGCAGCGAAAAGCCGAGCACACCGCCGAAGAAGACCGAAAGGAAGCGGGCGTAATTGTCGAAGACGAAGGCCGGCGTATAGAAGCCGCCCTGCTGGCGTTGGAAAAAGCTGACGGCGATCATCGTGCCAAAGGGCACGACGAAGAAGATGGTGAGCATCGCCGCGGGAAAGAGGAGCGGCGCGTAGTCGCCAAGGGTCTGAGGTGGTTCGCGTCTCATTTCTTCAGCACCACGCAGACATCCGGGGTGAGCGCGATGCCGACCTCCTGGCCGACAGTGACGTCGGGTCGGGCCCGCGGTGTGGAGACGGCGACGATCTGGTGTCCGGCGATATCGACGAAAGTTTCGATCGTGCCGCCGAGGTCACGCACGAAGGTGACCTTGCCGGCGAGTGCGCCAGCGCCGGGCGCCGTCAGATGCACGTCTTCCGGGCGGACCGACAGCGTGCCCTTGGCGGCACCGGCCGGCAGCGCGAGGCCGGGGATCGCCTGGCCGAGCACCACGGCACGGCCGGAACTGTCGCCCTGAACGTCGAGCAGGTTCGTCTGGCCGATGAAGTCGGCAACGAAGCTGTCGGCCGGGCGGCGATAGATTTCGATCGGCGACGCGGCCTGGCGAATCTCGCCGCCGCTCATGACGACGACGGTATCGGCCATGGTCATCGCTTCGCGCTGGTCATGGGTGACGACGATGGTGGTGATGCCGAGCTGCTGCTGAAGCTGGCGCAATTCCACCTGCATCGCTTCGCGCAGCTTGGCGTCAAGCGCCGACAGCGGCTCGTCGAGCAGGAACAGTTTTGGTGAGATCGACAGTGCACGTGCGATCGCCACCCGCTGGCGCTGGCCGCCGGAAAGCTTGGCAACGGGACGGTCGGCGTAGCCGGAGAGATGGATCATCGCCAGCAGCTCGTCGACGCGCTTCTTCTGGTCTTCCTTTGCCGCACCGCGAATGCGCAAGGGGTAGGCGATGTTCTCGCCGACGGTCAGATGCGGAAACAGCGCCAGCGACTGGAACACCATGCCGAGATTGCGCTTATGCGTCGGCACGCGGGTGATGTCCTCGCCGTCGAGCCGGATCGCCCCGCCGGTCGGCAGATCGAGGCCGGCGATCATCCGCAGCAATGTGGTCTTGCCGCAACCGGAGGGGCCGAGCATGCAGACGAAGGTGCCGTGCGGCACGGTCAGGTCGACATTGTTGACGGCCCTGAAGGCTCCGAATTCCTTGACGACGTTTTGAAGGGCAAGTCCGGACATTGTTTCTCCGCGGAATGGTCCCCTCCTCCTCATGGGAAGGGTTCAGGCGGGGAGCGCCGAAAGGCCCTCCCCGTCGTTAAGTCCAGTTCTTCCTCGAAGGTCGAGGAAGGTCGTCGATCAGGCTCAGCCGACGATCAGCTCGGTCCACTTCTGGTTCAGCCAATCCGACTTCGTCTGGTAGAGGTCGTAGCGCGGAATGATCGGCTCGATGTCGGACGAGACGGCTGCGAACTCCTTGTCGGTGAGATCCGTGACTTCGCGCTTGACGGTCGGCGACGTCCCGACCTTACGCGACAGCGTCGCCTGGATCGAGGGCTGGCACATGTAGTCGATGAAGATATGGGCCTCTTCCGACTTCTGCGAGGCGCGCGACAGCGCCCAGCAACCGGAATCCTGGATGCCGCCTTCCTTCGGGAAGGTGGAGCGGACAGGATGACCGTCGGCCGCCGCAAGGCCGGTCACGTCGTGATAGTACTGGCCCATCGGGATTTCGCCCGACTTCAGCGACTGCTCGAACTGCGCTTCGTCGCGGTACCAGAGGCGGACGTTCGGCTTGACCTCGGCCAGCTTGTCGAAGGCCTTCAACAAGCCCTCTTCCGTGTCGAGCGCATTGGTGCCGCCCATGAAGGTCTTGGCCGTCACTTCGAGCAGGAACGAGTTGGAAACGAGCGCCAGCAGGCCGAGCTTGTCAGCGTTCGCCGGATCCCAGAAGGCAGACCAGGAGGTCGGTGCTTCCTTGTAGACGTCGGTGTTGGTCACCAGCGTGATGTACCAGGAGACGGCGCCGATGCCGGCGATGCGGCCATCCGGATACTTGTTGACGAAGCGGTCGAGCAGGTTCGACGCGTTCTTGATCTTCGCCGTATCGAGCGGCGTCCAAAGATCGGTCGACTGACCTTTCAGCATCGCCACCTGCGACATCATCGAAACGTCGGCCGGGGCCTGGCCGGCGCGGGCGGCCTGCTCGAGCTGGACGAGCCAGGCTTCACCGGTCGGCTCTGCGATCGATTCGACGGCAATGCCCGTCGCCTTGGTGAATTCCGGGAAGATGTTCTTGTCGAACGAGGTTTTGAAATAGCCGCCGTAGACGCCGACCTTCAGCGATTTGTCCTGCGCTCTCAGGATCGACGGCATCGCCAGCATGGAAGCGCCGGCGAGGCCGGCACCGAGCAGCGTCCGTCGCTTGATGGAAGTGGTGATCATCATCTGTCTCCTTTGTTCCGGCGGTGATCCGCCTGTTCCCTGTTCTGTTTGATTTCTTGCATATTTTCAGTCTCAGTGCGCGGGTGATTTGCGCTCCAACATCCGTGCATATTGTGTCAGCGGATAACACAGCACGAAGAAGATGACTGCCACCAGCCCATAGACTGTGAAAGGTTCGAAGGTGGCATTATTGATCGCATTCGCGGTTCTGAGAAGCTCTTCGAAACCGATGATCGAGGTGAGCGCCGTGCTCTTGATGAGCTGCACGAGAAAGCCGACGGCCGCCGGCCGGGTGATAGCGAAGGCCTGCGGCAGGATGACGAGCCGCAGTTCCTGCAGGCGATGAAGCCCCAGGCTCGCCCCGGCATCCCATTGGCCGCGCGGCAATGCCTCAACGCCGCTGCGCCAGATCTCGGCAAGATAGGCGCTGGCATAGAAGGTGAGCCCGAGGGCCGCCGCCGTCCACGGCTCGATCCGGAAGCCTAGCATCGGCAGACCGAAGAACATCAAGAACAGCTGCATCAAAAGCGGCGTGCCCTGGAAGAGCGCGATGTAACCGGAACCGAGGCGGCGTGGCCAGCGGCGCTCGGAGATGCGCGCAGCCAGGATCATCAGTCCTACTGCAGCCCCACCGGCAAAAGCGACAACCGACAGGAGGATCGTCCACCGCGTGGCGAAGATCAGGTTGCGCAGGATGTCCCAAAAGGTGAATTCGATCATGACACGTCTGCTCCAAGCGCCCGCCTGCCACCGGCAACGAAGAGCCGCCGGATCGCCATCGACAGGGCGAGATAGATCAGCGTGACGACGAAGTAAGTCTCGAATGAGCGGAAGGTCCGGGCCTGAAGCAAGTCCGCCTCGTGCGCCAGCTCCCGCACCGCGATCTGCGAGACAACGGCTGATTCCAGCATCATGATGATCACCTGGCTGGTGAGCGCCGGAAAGATCACCTTCAGCGCCTGCGGCAGGATGATCTTGACGAAGACCTGACGGGGCTTGAGCCCAAGCGCAAAGGCCGCCTCGCTCTGCCCCTTCGGTACGGCGTCAAGACCTGCGCCGACGATCTCGGTCGTATAGGCGGCCATGTTGAGCGTCATCGCCAGAATGGCCGCGACGATCGGGTCTAGCCGGATGCCGAGGCTCGGCAGTCCGAAATAGATGAAGAACAGCTGCACCAGAAACGGCGTGTTCCTGGCGACTTCGACATAGACGGCCACGGCCTTGCGCAGCACCGAGTAGCGGCTGCGACGGGCGGCGGCAAAGAGAATGCTGATCAGGATGCCTAGCACGGTCGTGCAGGCGATCAGGAACACGGTCATGGCCGCGCCATGGGCGATCGCGCCCGCGGCGTCCTTGAGCCAACCGAAGCTGAGGCCGTAGCCCATCGTCGCGCCTCCCCAGAGGTCCGCGAGAAGCTCAGGCTCCTCGCGGCCGTCAGGCTCTTGTTAGTCCTTGAGGTTCTCGGGGTTGAGCGGCGTCTTCAGCCAGGCTTCGGAGCTCGCGTTCAACTTGCCGTCCGAGAGCATTTTGGCGACGGAGTCATTGACCGCCTTTTTCAGGCCTTCCTCGCTCTTGTTGAGACCGATATGCGACGGTGAGGTCAGAAGCTGGAATTTCTGTTCCGGCTTCAGCGCCTCCTGGCGAGCCAGCACCTGTGCGCCGACGTCGTTGCCGACGACCATCAGTTGCGTCTGGCCGGAAATGAAGGCCTGGATCACCGCATTGTAGTTGTCGAAGCGCTGGATGTCGGCATTGGCCGGCGCTGCCTCGGTGAGCGAGGTGTCTTCCAAGGTGCCACGGTTGACGGCGATGGTCTTTTCCGCAAGGTCTTCCTTGCCGGCGACCTTCAGTTCCGCCGGGCCGATGACGGCAATGTAGTAAGGCGCATAGGCAGCAGCGAAATCGATCACCTCGGCGCGCTCCTTGGAGAAGCCGACGCTCATCAGGATATCGACGCGCTTGTCGTTGAGATAGGGAATGCGGTTCTGGCCGGTGACGCTGACGAGGTTCAGCTTGACGCCGAGGTCATCGGCGATCTGCTGGGCCACGTCGACATCGTAGCCCTTGATGCTCATGTCGGCGCTGGCAGACGAGAAGGGCGGGAAGTCGGAGAAAATGCCGACATTGATCTGGCCGGCGGACTTGATATCGGCGAGCGCATCGGCCTTGGCGATGCCGGCGGCTGCACCGAGCATCAGGGCAGCGGCGAATGCTGTCTTCAGTTTGGTATGGATCGTCATGGTAATTCCCCTACCCGGAAGCTTTGTGATTGTGCAGTCTCGTGGTCGGCCACCGGTTCCGGTCCGGCAGCCGACAAACATTTTTCCGGGCGTCAGGCAGACTTGCCTGTGATCGCCGGGCTGAAGACCATGAGGCTCAGGATTTCGAAGAGCACCTGTGCGCCGGCATGGGCCGTATTGGTTGTCGAGTCGTATTGCGGCGCCACTTCCACGACGTCGCCGCCGACCAGATTGACTCCCTTGAAGCCGCGGATCAATTCCAGCACTTCGCGGGTCGTTAGGCCACCCACTTCCGGCGTCCCGGTGCCGGGTGCGAAGGACGGATCGAGGCTGTCGATATCGAAGGAGAGA encodes:
- a CDS encoding ABC transporter ATP-binding protein → MSGLALQNVVKEFGAFRAVNNVDLTVPHGTFVCMLGPSGCGKTTLLRMIAGLDLPTGGAIRLDGEDITRVPTHKRNLGMVFQSLALFPHLTVGENIAYPLRIRGAAKEDQKKRVDELLAMIHLSGYADRPVAKLSGGQRQRVAIARALSISPKLFLLDEPLSALDAKLREAMQVELRQLQQQLGITTIVVTHDQREAMTMADTVVVMSGGEIRQAASPIEIYRRPADSFVADFIGQTNLLDVQGDSSGRAVVLGQAIPGLALPAGAAKGTLSVRPEDVHLTAPGAGALAGKVTFVRDLGGTIETFVDIAGHQIVAVSTPRARPDVTVGQEVGIALTPDVCVVLKK
- a CDS encoding ABC transporter substrate-binding protein, whose protein sequence is MITTSIKRRTLLGAGLAGASMLAMPSILRAQDKSLKVGVYGGYFKTSFDKNIFPEFTKATGIAVESIAEPTGEAWLVQLEQAARAGQAPADVSMMSQVAMLKGQSTDLWTPLDTAKIKNASNLLDRFVNKYPDGRIAGIGAVSWYITLVTNTDVYKEAPTSWSAFWDPANADKLGLLALVSNSFLLEVTAKTFMGGTNALDTEEGLLKAFDKLAEVKPNVRLWYRDEAQFEQSLKSGEIPMGQYYHDVTGLAAADGHPVRSTFPKEGGIQDSGCWALSRASQKSEEAHIFIDYMCQPSIQATLSRKVGTSPTVKREVTDLTDKEFAAVSSDIEPIIPRYDLYQTKSDWLNQKWTELIVG
- a CDS encoding amino acid ABC transporter permease, with the protein product MIEFTFWDILRNLIFATRWTILLSVVAFAGGAAVGLMILAARISERRWPRRLGSGYIALFQGTPLLMQLFLMFFGLPMLGFRIEPWTAAALGLTFYASAYLAEIWRSGVEALPRGQWDAGASLGLHRLQELRLVILPQAFAITRPAAVGFLVQLIKSTALTSIIGFEELLRTANAINNATFEPFTVYGLVAVIFFVLCYPLTQYARMLERKSPAH
- a CDS encoding amino acid ABC transporter permease, encoding MGYGLSFGWLKDAAGAIAHGAAMTVFLIACTTVLGILISILFAAARRSRYSVLRKAVAVYVEVARNTPFLVQLFFIYFGLPSLGIRLDPIVAAILAMTLNMAAYTTEIVGAGLDAVPKGQSEAAFALGLKPRQVFVKIILPQALKVIFPALTSQVIIMMLESAVVSQIAVRELAHEADLLQARTFRSFETYFVVTLIYLALSMAIRRLFVAGGRRALGADVS
- a CDS encoding transporter substrate-binding domain-containing protein; this translates as MTIHTKLKTAFAAALMLGAAAGIAKADALADIKSAGQINVGIFSDFPPFSSASADMSIKGYDVDVAQQIADDLGVKLNLVSVTGQNRIPYLNDKRVDILMSVGFSKERAEVIDFAAAYAPYYIAVIGPAELKVAGKEDLAEKTIAVNRGTLEDTSLTEAAPANADIQRFDNYNAVIQAFISGQTQLMVVGNDVGAQVLARQEALKPEQKFQLLTSPSHIGLNKSEEGLKKAVNDSVAKMLSDGKLNASSEAWLKTPLNPENLKD